A region of uncultured Desulfobacter sp. DNA encodes the following proteins:
- the lpdA gene encoding dihydrolipoyl dehydrogenase — protein MSENIVIIGAGPGGYVAALRAAGLGARVTLIEKENLGGTCLNHGCIPSKILKHSADLMLKCLSAGSMGIKISGEVSPDISVLMQRKSTVLENQRKGLAGLLEKAGVNVVMGFAKIVAPGKIEVMTDPEQPISVAYDKLIIAAGTVPMNVTKFAFDHEKILSSNDILSLDYLPKSLTIVGGGVIGCEFAFIFSALGCEVTIVEAMDRVLPLPGVDESCSKLILREMKKRKIKVLVDTIVTRADAKNGGLEIFLDVSPFTKSAGKPKNPTLQSDVMAVCIGRSSLAKELGLENIGLETDKDGWIRVDEYMQTAVENVYAIGDILGPSHVMLAHVAYHEGLVAAVNACGSKEAPKTAMSYDAVPGAIFTMPEIGTVGLTEKQARDQGKDIETAVVNFRVLGKAHAIDQIAGEAKMIVEKASGKVLGVHMTGPHATDLIAEATLAVRKGLTAKDLADTIHAHPTLSEIMGETALKILNTPLHG, from the coding sequence ATGTCTGAAAATATCGTTATCATCGGTGCCGGTCCCGGCGGATACGTTGCCGCGCTCAGAGCGGCCGGCCTTGGGGCCCGGGTGACCCTGATTGAAAAAGAAAATCTTGGGGGAACCTGCCTCAATCACGGCTGTATTCCATCTAAAATATTGAAACATTCAGCGGATCTGATGCTCAAGTGTCTTTCGGCCGGCAGTATGGGGATTAAGATCTCAGGCGAGGTCAGCCCTGATATCAGTGTTTTAATGCAACGCAAGTCAACCGTGCTTGAAAACCAGAGAAAGGGGCTTGCAGGGCTTCTTGAAAAAGCGGGGGTAAATGTTGTCATGGGCTTTGCGAAAATTGTTGCCCCGGGAAAAATCGAAGTGATGACTGATCCGGAACAGCCCATATCTGTAGCGTATGACAAGTTGATTATTGCAGCCGGCACGGTGCCCATGAACGTTACGAAGTTTGCCTTTGACCATGAAAAAATTTTGTCTTCCAATGATATCCTGTCACTGGATTACCTTCCAAAATCTTTAACCATTGTGGGGGGCGGGGTGATCGGGTGTGAATTTGCTTTTATATTCAGTGCCCTTGGCTGTGAGGTCACTATTGTTGAGGCCATGGACAGGGTGCTTCCCTTACCCGGTGTTGATGAGTCGTGCTCAAAGCTGATCCTGCGTGAAATGAAGAAACGAAAGATCAAAGTGCTTGTTGACACAATAGTGACACGGGCTGACGCTAAAAATGGCGGCCTTGAAATTTTTCTGGATGTCAGTCCATTCACCAAATCGGCTGGAAAACCAAAAAATCCAACTCTTCAATCCGATGTCATGGCCGTGTGTATTGGCAGAAGTTCTTTGGCAAAAGAGCTTGGGCTTGAAAATATCGGCCTTGAAACAGACAAGGACGGCTGGATCCGGGTCGATGAATATATGCAGACTGCTGTTGAAAATGTTTATGCCATCGGCGATATCTTAGGGCCTTCCCATGTCATGCTGGCCCATGTGGCATACCATGAAGGCCTTGTGGCGGCAGTGAATGCCTGCGGGTCAAAAGAGGCACCTAAAACCGCCATGTCCTATGATGCCGTACCCGGGGCTATTTTTACCATGCCTGAAATAGGAACAGTTGGATTAACCGAAAAGCAGGCCCGGGACCAGGGAAAAGACATTGAAACAGCCGTTGTAAATTTCAGGGTACTGGGAAAAGCCCATGCCATTGACCAGATTGCCGGAGAAGCAAAGATGATTGTGGAAAAGGCGTCAGGAAAAGTGCTCGGGGTTCATATGACAGGCCCTCATGCCACGGATCTGATCGCAGAAGCCACCCTTGCCGTCCGCAAGGGACTGACAGCAAAAGATTTGGCCGACACCATCCATGCCCATCCAACTTTGTCTGAAATCATGGGAGAAACAGCCTTAAAGATTTTAAATACCCCGCTGCATGGATAA
- a CDS encoding Lrp/AsnC family transcriptional regulator, whose product MKIDETNINIIRELKEGKKPFKKIADKLGVTENTVRSRVLKLQEEGVLEFCGLVDPARLPGHRNAIVGIKLSETNLVEKGEEISRLKGVISVSVVTGRYDLMVQVLFKEGFDLLEFYTDEVSKIDGIDSVETFVVYKSYNLKVPYIF is encoded by the coding sequence ATGAAAATTGATGAAACCAATATCAATATTATCAGAGAACTCAAAGAAGGTAAAAAACCTTTCAAAAAAATAGCCGACAAGTTGGGCGTCACGGAAAATACAGTTCGCTCCAGGGTTCTCAAGCTCCAGGAAGAAGGTGTTCTTGAGTTCTGCGGACTTGTGGATCCGGCCAGACTGCCGGGCCACAGAAATGCAATTGTGGGCATTAAGCTGTCTGAAACAAACCTGGTGGAAAAAGGAGAGGAGATCAGCCGTCTGAAAGGTGTCATTTCCGTGTCCGTGGTCACAGGACGATATGATCTTATGGTGCAGGTTTTGTTCAAAGAGGGATTTGACCTGCTTGAATTTTACACCGACGAAGTTTCAAAAATTGACGGAATAGATTCCGTTGAGACTTTTGTGGTTTACAAGTCATACAACCTGAAAGTGCCGTACATTTTTTAA
- a CDS encoding aminomethyl transferase family protein — MSDNLKKTPLNEWHRNAGANMADFGGFDMPLWYDTGVKNEHIAVLASAGMFDTSHMACIRVQGKDSPALLDFCFTRQITDLSAGRCIYGAFLDELGHCIDDAIVYKFSDTSFMVCVNAGMGASIASHLTAHSHGKSIKIEDLSNQLAKVDVQGKNALKIVSSLIRDKEKVFDKMPYFSFKGNLDTGAPDAVRLVDGTSVIVSRSGYTGEFGFEIFIAPGQVEKLWCNLLDAGSPYALIPCGLGARDSLRAGACLPLSHQDIGHFPFINHPWEFALPFTPGTRQFAKTFLGSESLMNLGQQSFTYAFVGDSLRKVSAGDTGRVLTEQGEDIGRVLTCATDMGIFWHKDRIVSINTPNLPADVKIKGLACGFVMVNQPLDMGTRLTLSEGKRKIGVRLVSDIRPDRTARLAMKHFI, encoded by the coding sequence ATGAGCGATAATCTTAAAAAAACACCACTGAATGAATGGCATCGAAATGCCGGAGCCAACATGGCGGATTTTGGCGGATTTGACATGCCGCTGTGGTATGATACAGGGGTTAAAAACGAGCACATTGCCGTACTTGCCTCGGCGGGCATGTTTGATACATCTCATATGGCCTGTATTCGTGTTCAGGGAAAAGACAGCCCTGCCCTGCTGGATTTTTGTTTTACAAGACAAATTACGGACCTGTCAGCCGGCAGGTGCATTTACGGTGCCTTTTTGGATGAACTGGGTCACTGCATTGATGACGCCATTGTCTATAAATTTTCCGACACAAGCTTTATGGTCTGCGTCAATGCGGGTATGGGGGCATCGATTGCCAGTCATCTGACGGCGCACAGCCATGGGAAATCAATAAAGATTGAGGACTTATCAAACCAACTGGCCAAAGTGGATGTCCAGGGGAAAAATGCCCTGAAAATCGTATCCAGCCTGATCAGGGACAAAGAAAAAGTTTTTGATAAAATGCCCTACTTTTCCTTCAAAGGAAATTTGGATACCGGGGCACCCGATGCAGTAAGGCTTGTGGATGGAACTTCCGTCATTGTGTCCAGGAGCGGATACACAGGTGAATTTGGTTTTGAAATTTTCATTGCACCCGGTCAGGTTGAAAAACTGTGGTGTAATCTTCTGGATGCCGGTTCCCCCTATGCCTTAATACCATGCGGCCTTGGCGCCCGGGACTCCCTGAGGGCCGGGGCATGCCTGCCCCTGTCCCACCAGGACATCGGGCATTTCCCCTTTATAAACCATCCCTGGGAATTTGCCCTGCCCTTTACACCGGGCACCCGGCAGTTCGCCAAGACATTTTTAGGGTCCGAAAGCCTGATGAACCTTGGGCAGCAATCCTTTACCTATGCCTTTGTGGGCGATTCCCTGAGAAAGGTGAGCGCAGGTGATACAGGCCGGGTGCTCACTGAGCAGGGTGAAGACATTGGACGGGTGCTGACTTGTGCCACAGACATGGGGATTTTCTGGCACAAAGACAGAATCGTCAGCATCAACACCCCGAACCTGCCTGCCGATGTCAAAATAAAAGGCCTTGCCTGCGGATTTGTCATGGTAAACCAACCCCTTGATATGGGTACCCGGCTGACCCTTTCTGAAGGCAAACGCAAAATAGGGGTCAGGCTTGTTTCGGATATTCGGCCGGATAGAACAGCAAGACTGGCAATGAAACATTTTATTTAG
- the gcvH gene encoding glycine cleavage system protein GcvH — protein sequence MKAIDELYFPSDVKYTNDHEWAKVEGDLVSVGISDYAQDQLGEIVFVELPEVGDTFGQGDEFGSVESVKAVSEIFLPVSGEIVEVNPALEDSPELVNTDCYNKGWLVKIKTDNLSEMDNLKDQAAYIEMLKG from the coding sequence ATGAAAGCCATAGATGAATTGTATTTCCCGTCAGACGTCAAATATACTAATGACCACGAATGGGCAAAGGTTGAAGGTGATCTGGTCAGTGTGGGTATTTCCGACTATGCCCAGGACCAGCTTGGGGAGATTGTTTTTGTGGAACTGCCTGAAGTCGGTGACACTTTTGGTCAGGGAGATGAATTTGGCAGTGTGGAATCAGTCAAAGCCGTATCTGAAATTTTTCTTCCTGTTTCAGGGGAAATCGTTGAGGTGAACCCGGCCCTTGAAGATTCACCGGAGCTTGTCAATACCGACTGCTACAACAAAGGCTGGCTTGTTAAAATTAAAACCGACAATTTGTCTGAAATGGACAACCTTAAAGACCAGGCTGCATACATAGAGATGCTGAAAGGATAA
- the gcvPA gene encoding aminomethyl-transferring glycine dehydrogenase subunit GcvPA, translating to MRYLPHTRQDINQMLAVTGHADLDQLFETIPDSAKTKTGLNLPDSLSEWELNTTMEELASRNAACRSYTCLMGAGSYDHHIPAIVPQLTSRSEFMTAYTPYQPEVSQGTLQGIYEFQTMVTRLLGMDIATASHYDGGTALAECALIALRKSKNTTKIAVSTLIHPSHRHIIKTYIGPSGYEMVDIPADQNGLTDLAAFKSMDGIAGVAVQSPNFLGNIEDLGNFKTVADEKDCIFITSFTEAMAYGLLKSPGHFGADLVAGEGQSLGIAKSFGGPGLGLLAGTQKMMRNLPGRFVGKTVDTNGRRGYVLTLATREQHIRREKASSNICSNNGLNAMTAAIYMAAAGKNGIREIARLNHDKAVYLKNKLEGAGFKPVYSSAFFNEFVMKAPAGFAERRREIAEKHNMFAGVCLESYYPEMADHYLFCATETVSRQAMDLLAKEVQS from the coding sequence ATGCGTTATCTGCCGCATACCAGACAGGACATCAATCAGATGCTGGCTGTAACCGGCCACGCCGATCTGGATCAGCTGTTTGAAACCATTCCCGATTCCGCGAAAACCAAAACCGGCTTAAACCTGCCGGATTCTTTAAGCGAATGGGAGTTAAATACAACAATGGAAGAACTGGCCTCCCGGAACGCGGCATGCAGATCATATACATGCCTGATGGGCGCCGGCTCCTATGATCATCATATTCCTGCAATTGTACCCCAACTAACTTCCAGATCAGAATTTATGACGGCCTACACCCCCTACCAGCCCGAGGTGAGCCAGGGAACTTTGCAGGGTATCTATGAATTTCAAACCATGGTTACAAGGCTGTTGGGTATGGATATAGCCACAGCGTCCCATTACGATGGCGGCACCGCCCTGGCAGAATGCGCGTTGATTGCCCTTCGCAAATCCAAAAACACGACCAAAATCGCCGTATCAACTCTCATTCATCCCTCCCATCGCCATATTATCAAGACCTATATTGGCCCATCCGGATATGAAATGGTTGACATACCGGCAGATCAAAACGGTCTGACGGATCTGGCAGCCTTCAAATCCATGGATGGCATTGCCGGGGTGGCGGTGCAGTCTCCCAACTTTCTTGGAAACATAGAAGATCTTGGCAATTTTAAAACTGTGGCAGATGAAAAAGACTGCATATTTATTACCTCATTTACCGAGGCAATGGCCTATGGCCTTTTGAAAAGTCCTGGTCACTTTGGTGCCGACCTTGTGGCCGGAGAAGGCCAAAGCCTTGGCATTGCCAAGAGCTTTGGCGGGCCGGGTCTTGGCCTTTTAGCCGGAACACAGAAAATGATGCGCAACCTTCCGGGACGGTTTGTGGGGAAGACCGTTGATACAAACGGCCGCAGGGGATATGTACTGACCCTTGCCACCAGGGAGCAGCATATCCGCAGGGAAAAAGCATCCTCCAACATCTGCTCCAACAACGGACTCAATGCCATGACCGCAGCCATTTATATGGCCGCAGCCGGAAAAAACGGAATCAGGGAAATCGCCAGACTCAATCACGACAAGGCTGTCTATCTGAAAAACAAGCTTGAGGGTGCCGGGTTTAAGCCCGTGTACAGCAGTGCCTTTTTCAATGAATTTGTGATGAAAGCCCCTGCCGGATTTGCCGAGAGGCGAAGGGAAATTGCCGAAAAGCACAATATGTTTGCAGGGGTCTGCCTTGAATCCTATTATCCTGAAATGGCTGACCATTATCTTTTCTGTGCCACGGAAACCGTGTCCAGACAGGCCATGGATCTTTTGGCAAAGGAGGTGCAATCATGA